The segment GGATGAGCCGCAACCAGGCGAAGAAACGGTTCTCGACGCAGGACCTGGAGGACCAGACCCGGGGCGTGGAGTGCCGTAAGGACAGCGGTGTGGTCGATGAGATCCCCAGCGCCTACAAGCCCATCGAGCAGGTCATCCAGGCCCAGACGGACCTGGTGGAGGTCGTCGCGAAGCTGAAGCAGGTCGTGTGTGTGAAGGGCTGAAGGGCTGAAGGGGGGAGGCCGGCGGAGCCGGGCCGGGCACGGGGCAGGGTCCCGGCCGGTTCCGCCGGCCTCGCCCCGGTCACCCTTCCCGGTGGACCTTGGTGTTGGAGGCCTGGGCGCGGGGGCGGACGACCAGCAGGTCGATGTTGACATGGGAGGGGCGGGTGATCGCCCAGACGACCGTGGCGGCGACGTCGTCCGCGGTGAGGGGGGACGCCACACCCTGGTAGACCCGGGCCGCCTTCTCCGTGTCACCGCGGAAACGAGTGGTGGCGAACTCGTCCGTCTTCACCATCCCCGGCGCGATCTCGACGACCCGGACCGGAGTGCCGACGATCTCCAGCCGGAGGGTCTCGGCGATGACGCGCTCCGCGTGCTTGGCGGCGACATAGCCACCGCCGCCCTCGTAGGCCGAGTGGGCCGCGGTGGAGGTCAGGACGACGACCGTGCCGTCTCCGCTCGCCGTGAGCGCGGGCAGCAGGGCCTGGGTGACGTTCAGCGTGCCCAGCACATTGACCTCGTACATCCACCGCCAGTCGGCGGGATCGCCGGTCGCCACGGGGTCCGCGCCGAGTGCGCCGCCCGCGTTGTTGACCAGGACGTCGCAGCGGTCGAGCCCGGCCGCGAAGGCGTCGACGGCGGCGCGGTCGGTGATGTCGAGCGGGTAGGCGGTGGCCCGGTGCCCGGCGGCGGTCAGCTCGGCCGCCAGCTCCGTGATCCGGTCCGTGCGGCGGGCGGCCAGCACGGTGTGGAAGCCCTCGGCGGCGAGCCCGCGCGCGGTGGCGGCGCCGATACCGCTGCCGGCGCCGGTGACGACGGCGACGGGCGCACCCCGGTGCTCGGCGGGGGTCGGTTCGGCGGTCCTCGCCGGGGTCTCTTCGGTGGTCACGGTGGCCTCCTCGGGCGGCTGACGGGGGTTATGGGGGTACGGGGGAGAAGCGGGGGGTACGAGGGCGGGGTGCCCGATCGGCACAGGTAAAGGCGGTGGGGGTCCGGGTGCGGCGAGGGCGGCGTGTGGGTCAGCCGTTGCCGCGCGGGGCGTACATGATCACCGCCATGCCCGCCAGACAGATCAGCGCGCCGGTCACATCCCAGCGGTCCGGCCGGTAGCCGTCCGCGACCACGCCCCAGGCGATCGAACCCGCGACGAACACACCGCCGTAAGCGGCCAGGATCCGGCCGAACTCACCGTCCGGCTGGAGCGTGGCGACCAGACCGTACGCGCCGAGCGCGATCACTCCCGCACCGATCCAGATCCACCCGCGATGCTCCCTGACGCCCTGCCAGACGAGCCACGCGCCACCGATCTCGAACAGGGCGGCCAGGACGAAGAGCAGAACCGAGCGGGCGACAAGCATGCGCACAGCCTGTCACGGAGGTGCGGGGCGGGACGCGCCGAGGTCGCGGCTAAAGGGGATATTCAATCTCAAAAGGTATTTTTATCGGCATGGATGCGATGTCGAACGCACGGCGGGCCGGGTTCCGGCCCCGGATTCCGTTCCGGTCCCCCCTCCGGTCGCGGTTGCGGCTGCCGCTCGCCGCCGCCACGGCACTGCTGCCGCTGTTGCCGCTGGCGACCGGCGCCGGGCCCGCGGCGGCCGGTACCGGCCCGGAGCCCGCCGGAACCGCGGCGGTCACGCCCGTCGCCGACGTGGCCCACCACGGCTATGTCACGCTCACCGGCGGCGGCCGGCTCGAAGTCACCGTCGAGTCCCGCAGCCATGGGCCCGCGAGCCTGCCGAACGCCACCCTGAGGCTGGCCTTCTCCACCGCCCTCGCCCGTGGCCAGGAGCTGCCCTCGGCGTGCGTCTGGGGCTCGGACCGGGTCGTCCTCTGCTCGACCGGCGCCCTCCGGGTCGGCGGTGCGGTCCGCCGCACCACGCTCGACCTGCAGACGGCCGGCGCCCCCGACGAGGTGACGGTCAAGGTCGGCACCCACTGGAACGGCGGTGCGCACGACCGCAATACCCGCAACAACCTCCACGAGATCCTCGCCCCGGCCACCGGCGACCCCTACGCGTTCTGAGCCGCCGAGGTCGTCTCTTTCGGATCTTGCTGGGCTCGCGTGCCGCCCCCGGCTACCGCTGGGGGTGCCCCCAGGCACCGCGCTCCCCCTGGGCCCGGCGGCCCGGGTGGGGGTCCCCCCGGGCGGTAGCCCAGGGGGAGAGTGCCCCCACGCCGCGTTGTCGTCAGTCGCCGACAGCCCCCTACGCCCAGGGGGCGTGGGGGGACCCCCACTCACTGATCCGGCCTGATCCGAAAGAACCTCCCGAGGTCCCGGCCGCCCCACTCCCGCCGGGTACCGCCGCGGGGGCAGCCACCGCCGCGGGCCCGGCCGCGAAGGGACGACTACCGTCGCGGGCCCGCCCGTACACACCCCGAATGTGGGTACGCGTACTCAAGCCCGCGGCTCGCTCTCTCCCGATGCTGGAGTCATCAACCGACTTCGGGGGAGAACCGATGAATGCCCGTACCTTCTACCGCCTGGCCATAGCCAACACCGCCTCCGCCGTCTACCTCGCGATCGTCGGAGGGTCCGTCCTGGTCGCCACGGCGACCACGTTCCTCGTCCCCGACCCCGGGATGATCTGGGTATGGCCGGCTCTGCTCACGGCCCCCGTCAGCCTCTTCCTGGTGGGGGCGGTCGGCCCCGTCGTACCGGACGGGGAACTGCTCTTCTGGCCCGTCTACCTCGGCCTGATCGCGGTCAGCGCCCTGGTCCAGTCCACCGCCCTGGGCGCGCTCTGGCACGGCCTGCGCCGCGGCGCCCGCCGGCTGACGGCCTCCGCCTGAACCGGAAGGACGGCCCTACGAGGCCGCCCGGGGGCCGAACTCGGCGAGCGCCTCGTCGACGATGCGGACCAGCCGGGCGTGGTGGGCGCCCCGCCAGTAGACGCGGGAGCACTCGGCGCACTGCGCGAAGACGTCGTACGTCTGCCGCGTACCGTGCTCCAGTTGCTCCCGCACCGTCTCCTTGTCCGCCTCCACCAGCCGGCCGTTGCACGCCGTGCAGCGGGTCCAGGGCGCCAGCTCCGGGGCGAACCGCCCCAGAACATCGCGCACCTGGTCGTCGGGGCGGTCGCTGTAGACGTACGCCCCCGCCCAGATCTCCCGCCGCCGCAGCAGCCCCCGGTCCCGGGACAGCAGCACCCGCCGCTCCCGCGCCGAGAGCGCCGCCAGCGCCGGATCGCCGATGTCCTCGCTCTCGTACGCCGCATCCACACCCAGCAGCCGCAGCCGCCGGGCCAGCGTGCCGAGATGGACGTCGAGCAGGAACCGCAACGGCGCGCCGGGCACTTGCTGCGGCCTTTCGTGGCCGAGCACCTCGACCCGCTCGCCCGCGCCCGGGATATGCGATACGGCGACCGTCCGGCCGTCGACCACGAGCCGTCCGGCCTCGGTCAGCGGGACGCCCAGCGACTCGATGACATGCCCGAGGGTGGCGGAACCGTCGGTCGTCAGCTCCGTGGCCCCTTCCCGATGGGCCGACGGAACGAAGAGCCGCAGCTCGGGGGCGACGCTGACATGGATACGTGGTCCGTTCACGCGGTCAGCATGCCACCGGGAGCCGCACCAGGGCATTCGGATTGCCCGGCGCTCGGGGCCCCTTGGGGCCTGCCATGTCCCCCCTACACCCCCGACGGTCCGTCCGCCGGGCGCAGATCGAACCGCCACTCATGGGATCTGATCGGATTCCCGGGCGGATACTCGAACCCGACCTCGCCCCGCAGCTCGAACCCCAGCTTCCGGCAGACCGCGTTCGACGCGCCGTTCGTCACCTTCGGATACGCGAGCAGATACCGGTGTCCGCCCCGGGCCCGCGCCTCCTCGATCACCAGCCGCGTCGCCGCCGTCGCCAGCCCGCGGCCCTGGAACGCGGCCAGGACCGCCCACCCCGTCTCGTACACCGCGAGGCCGTCCGAGGTGGCCGTCTGCTCCCAGAAGCCGATCGTGCCCACCCGCTCGCCCGTCGCCGTCAGCACGATCGCGTACATCCGGCCCTTGCCCGCCGGATCGGCGGTCAGGTCCACATATCTGCGGTGCCGGGAGAGGAGCTTCTCCTCGGTCTCCGGACCGCCGAGCTCCGTCATCAACTCCGGTGCGTTCGCCGCGCGGAGCAGCGCGAGATCGCTCTCCGACCAGGGTTCGATCCGTACCGCGGATCCTGCCGCTGAATCTGCCGTGGAACCTGTCACGGATCCTGCCGCCACTCCTGTGGTCTCCATATCAGCCAGGCTAGAACGAGGGTCTGACAATCACCGCGCTCCCTGCCTCAGCACCTCGATCACACTGCCGAAGCTGTCCTGCCCGTGCCCCTTCGCGTTCGCCTCCACCATCAGCGTCTTCAGCAGTTCCGGCAGCCGGTTGTCCACGCCTCGCGCCCGCGCCGCGTGCAACTGGTGCTCGATGGTCGCGATCTGTACGTCGACGGTCGCGTCGTCGCCCGGATAGGCGCCCTCGTCGACCTGGGCCGCGTACCGCCGGATGAAGTTGCCGACCGTGCCCAGCCAGCGGATCGCGACCTCGGTGAAGTCGACCGCCCGGGTCCCCTCCGCCGTGGCCACCGCGGTGCCGTGCAGCCAGCCGGACATGGTGGCCCACATCAGCCCGAGCAGGTTCACGTCGTAGAGGGCGGCCAGGCCGGGCTCGGCGCCCAGGTAGAGCGGTTCGCCGAGGACGTCCAGGGCCGTGTGGTGCGCGTCGAAGACGGCCTGGTCGCCGCTGTACAGGAACATTACTTCGCGGGTGCCGACACCCGGCGGCGTCGTCATGATCGCGCCGTCCAGGTAGTTCAGACCGTGCCGCGCCGCCCACTCGACGGCCTCATCGGCCTGCTCCGGCGACCCGCTCACCAGATTGACCAGCGCCTTGCCCTTGAGCTCGGCCGACGCCGGGTCCAGGATCCCGTACAGCGCCGGATAGTCGAGGACGACCGCGAGCACCAGCGGGCTCGCGGCGACGGCCTCCGCCACGGACCCGGCGAGGACGGCCCCCTTCTCGACGAGCGGCGCGGCCTTCTCCGCCGTCCGGTTCCAGACGGTCACCGGATGGCCCGCGGCCAGCAGCGCCCCGGCGATCGCGGCGCCCATCTGCCCGAGGCCCAGGACGGTGACCGCCGGACGCCCGGCGGCTTCGTCGGCGGCAGTGGTGTTTACGATGGCAGTCATGCCCGTATCCCCCTTTGTATAAGGGACTTGACCTGCGATTCCGGGCCAAGTCCTGATCGACTGCACCCACTCTCGCCCGCCCCCGCCACAGCCGAAAGTGACAGCGGTGACGACTGTCACCAAAATCGTGCCAACCGATCCCGGGGTCCGGACGGGGATATCGCCTAGCCTTCGAAGGCATGAGCGCTGGAATCGTCGCCGTCGTCGCCCCCGAGGAGTTCGGCGT is part of the Streptomyces qinzhouensis genome and harbors:
- a CDS encoding SDR family NAD(P)-dependent oxidoreductase; translation: MTTEETPARTAEPTPAEHRGAPVAVVTGAGSGIGAATARGLAAEGFHTVLAARRTDRITELAAELTAAGHRATAYPLDITDRAAVDAFAAGLDRCDVLVNNAGGALGADPVATGDPADWRWMYEVNVLGTLNVTQALLPALTASGDGTVVVLTSTAAHSAYEGGGGYVAAKHAERVIAETLRLEIVGTPVRVVEIAPGMVKTDEFATTRFRGDTEKAARVYQGVASPLTADDVAATVVWAITRPSHVNIDLLVVRPRAQASNTKVHREG
- a CDS encoding YnfA family protein translates to MLVARSVLLFVLAALFEIGGAWLVWQGVREHRGWIWIGAGVIALGAYGLVATLQPDGEFGRILAAYGGVFVAGSIAWGVVADGYRPDRWDVTGALICLAGMAVIMYAPRGNG
- a CDS encoding SCO4225 family membrane protein — protein: MNARTFYRLAIANTASAVYLAIVGGSVLVATATTFLVPDPGMIWVWPALLTAPVSLFLVGAVGPVVPDGELLFWPVYLGLIAVSALVQSTALGALWHGLRRGARRLTASA
- a CDS encoding Mut7-C RNAse domain-containing protein, yielding MNGPRIHVSVAPELRLFVPSAHREGATELTTDGSATLGHVIESLGVPLTEAGRLVVDGRTVAVSHIPGAGERVEVLGHERPQQVPGAPLRFLLDVHLGTLARRLRLLGVDAAYESEDIGDPALAALSARERRVLLSRDRGLLRRREIWAGAYVYSDRPDDQVRDVLGRFAPELAPWTRCTACNGRLVEADKETVREQLEHGTRQTYDVFAQCAECSRVYWRGAHHARLVRIVDEALAEFGPRAAS
- a CDS encoding NAD(P)-dependent oxidoreductase, with product MTAIVNTTAADEAAGRPAVTVLGLGQMGAAIAGALLAAGHPVTVWNRTAEKAAPLVEKGAVLAGSVAEAVAASPLVLAVVLDYPALYGILDPASAELKGKALVNLVSGSPEQADEAVEWAARHGLNYLDGAIMTTPPGVGTREVMFLYSGDQAVFDAHHTALDVLGEPLYLGAEPGLAALYDVNLLGLMWATMSGWLHGTAVATAEGTRAVDFTEVAIRWLGTVGNFIRRYAAQVDEGAYPGDDATVDVQIATIEHQLHAARARGVDNRLPELLKTLMVEANAKGHGQDSFGSVIEVLRQGAR
- a CDS encoding GNAT family N-acetyltransferase — protein: METTGVAAGSVTGSTADSAAGSAVRIEPWSESDLALLRAANAPELMTELGGPETEEKLLSRHRRYVDLTADPAGKGRMYAIVLTATGERVGTIGFWEQTATSDGLAVYETGWAVLAAFQGRGLATAATRLVIEEARARGGHRYLLAYPKVTNGASNAVCRKLGFELRGEVGFEYPPGNPIRSHEWRFDLRPADGPSGV